A region from the uncultured Draconibacterium sp. genome encodes:
- a CDS encoding amino acid permease — protein sequence MTTKSNKFGTAPVFLTAISTILGAILFLRFGYAVGTLGFWGVILIILLGHLVTIPTALAISEIATNKRVEGGGEYFIISRSFGLNIGATIGIALFFSQAISVAFYVIAFTESFEFFFNYLLAKYDFVLPRQVISLPVMAALSLLIIKKGANLGVKALYFVVAILFISLILFFLGSTEYAETASSPLAKEQFRNFKSFFVVFAIIFPAFTGMTAGVGLSGDLKNPSKSIPLGTVMATVSGMIIYVFIVYKLTASASIDDLLQHQLIMGKIAVSGSVIVPLGLAASTLSSALGSVMVAPRTLQALALDRAFPSKRINRWISAANPSDNEPKNASIITVAIAFIFVALGDVNAVASIISMFFMVTYGALCLISFLNHFGASPSYRPTFRSRWYLSLVGFLISIWVMFKISTPYALLAAGTMTLIYLYINNYHKQRKDFASLFANSLFQLNRKLQVSLQKRKNLVLHKEWRPSAICISNKTTQHNRAFQLLNWISYKYGFGTYLYMIEDYYSAKNAEQAKLMLNRLIEESDSEENYVYIDTIISPSYTSAIAQAIQIPGIAGMENNMVIFEYNKEKPDNLSKIVENFALVNSGDFDICVMASSMKEMKIKNGIHIWISSFDTENANLMILLSFILLGHPDLKKTRIEIFVACHENEVEESKQVMKKLVLSGRLPISEKNIKIIQRTDEVSTKSIITQKSGNAGLVLVGLREEMIKHEKENIFAGYDELGTILFVHSKDQKAIE from the coding sequence ATGACAACGAAAAGCAATAAATTCGGAACAGCACCGGTGTTTTTAACCGCCATCTCAACAATTCTGGGAGCCATTTTATTTTTACGTTTTGGCTATGCCGTCGGCACCCTGGGTTTTTGGGGAGTTATCCTTATTATTTTGCTGGGGCACCTGGTAACCATTCCAACAGCTTTGGCTATTTCAGAAATTGCTACCAATAAACGAGTTGAAGGTGGAGGCGAGTATTTTATCATCTCCCGCTCGTTTGGGTTAAACATTGGCGCCACCATTGGAATTGCGCTTTTCTTTTCGCAGGCTATAAGCGTTGCCTTTTATGTAATTGCCTTTACCGAGTCGTTTGAATTTTTCTTTAATTACCTGCTGGCCAAGTACGATTTTGTTTTGCCCCGACAGGTAATAAGCCTTCCGGTAATGGCGGCTTTATCGCTCCTCATCATAAAAAAAGGGGCCAACCTGGGGGTAAAAGCCTTGTATTTTGTGGTAGCTATTCTTTTTATTTCGCTGATTCTTTTCTTTTTAGGCTCTACTGAATATGCAGAAACTGCCAGTTCGCCACTTGCCAAAGAACAGTTCCGGAATTTCAAAAGTTTCTTTGTGGTTTTTGCCATTATTTTTCCGGCCTTTACAGGAATGACAGCCGGAGTGGGACTTTCCGGCGATTTAAAGAATCCTTCCAAATCAATCCCTTTGGGTACTGTTATGGCTACCGTTTCCGGAATGATTATTTATGTTTTTATTGTGTACAAGCTAACCGCTTCCGCATCAATCGATGACCTTTTACAACACCAGCTTATTATGGGGAAAATTGCCGTATCCGGTTCAGTAATTGTACCGCTTGGCCTGGCAGCGTCCACTCTTTCGTCGGCATTAGGGTCGGTAATGGTGGCTCCGCGCACCCTTCAGGCGCTGGCTTTAGACCGGGCTTTTCCTTCAAAACGGATAAACCGATGGATTTCGGCAGCCAACCCGAGCGACAACGAACCTAAAAATGCATCAATTATAACTGTTGCCATTGCTTTCATTTTTGTCGCCCTCGGCGATGTAAATGCAGTGGCATCAATCATTTCCATGTTTTTTATGGTTACCTACGGTGCTTTATGTCTGATTTCTTTCCTCAATCATTTTGGTGCTTCACCATCCTACCGGCCTACTTTCCGTTCGCGCTGGTATCTTTCGCTGGTTGGCTTTCTGATTTCTATTTGGGTAATGTTTAAAATTAGTACTCCGTATGCTTTGCTCGCTGCCGGAACCATGACACTTATTTACCTGTATATCAACAATTATCATAAACAACGAAAAGATTTTGCCTCGTTATTTGCCAATTCCTTATTTCAACTGAACCGCAAATTACAGGTTTCCCTGCAAAAGCGTAAAAACCTTGTGCTTCATAAAGAGTGGCGCCCCAGTGCCATTTGTATCTCTAACAAAACAACACAGCACAACCGCGCGTTTCAGTTGCTTAACTGGATTTCATACAAATACGGATTTGGCACGTACCTGTATATGATTGAAGACTATTACTCGGCAAAAAACGCCGAACAGGCCAAACTCATGCTAAACCGCTTAATTGAGGAATCGGATTCGGAAGAAAACTATGTTTACATCGATACTATTATTTCTCCTTCGTACACCTCGGCCATTGCCCAGGCCATACAAATTCCGGGCATTGCAGGCATGGAAAACAATATGGTTATTTTTGAATACAACAAAGAAAAACCCGACAACCTGAGCAAAATAGTTGAAAACTTTGCGCTGGTAAACAGTGGCGATTTCGATATCTGCGTAATGGCATCGTCGATGAAAGAAATGAAAATAAAAAATGGTATCCATATCTGGATCAGTTCATTTGATACCGAAAATGCCAACCTGATGATTTTGCTGAGTTTTATTTTGCTCGGCCATCCGGATTTAAAGAAAACCAGGATTGAAATTTTTGTTGCCTGCCACGAAAATGAAGTGGAAGAATCAAAACAGGTAATGAAGAAACTGGTGCTTTCAGGCCGTCTTCCCATATCCGAAAAAAACATCAAAATAATTCAACGTACGGATGAGGTCTCAACTAAATCAATTATCACTCAAAAATCGGGCAATGCCGGATTAGTTTTGGTGGGCTTAAGAGAAGAAATGATTAAACATGAAAAAGAAAACATTTTTGCCGGTTACGACGAATTGGGAACCATACTTTTTGTGCACTCGAAAGACCAGAAAGCGATTGAGTAA
- a CDS encoding mechanosensitive ion channel family protein — translation MREINDFITDQTGLSADTQHKIVLSFLIIIFLSVIRLLILRVVWRQTDNVKIRYQWKRTLSFVVPFSSVVLIGAVWIQAFEQFGTFLGLFTAGIAIALKEPLTNLAGWFFILFRKPFAVGDRVQVGPHTGDVIDIRLFQFTILEIGNWVEADQSTGRIIHMPNGKVFLEPQANYSSGFEYIWNEIKVNITFESNWEKAQSLLETIISEFSEDIHIKAQKEIQEASKNYMIYYKHLTPIVYTKVMDFGVNLTIRYLCNPRQRRGSENVIWKKVLTAFNKQNDIQFAYPTTRFYRANEASESV, via the coding sequence ATGAGGGAAATTAACGACTTTATTACCGACCAAACCGGATTAAGTGCCGACACGCAGCATAAGATTGTGCTTTCGTTCCTCATTATCATATTTCTTTCGGTTATCCGTTTACTAATTTTACGAGTGGTTTGGCGTCAAACCGACAATGTTAAAATCCGCTACCAATGGAAACGAACACTGTCGTTTGTTGTACCTTTTTCCAGCGTTGTATTAATTGGTGCGGTATGGATACAGGCATTTGAACAGTTCGGAACTTTCCTGGGCCTTTTTACGGCAGGTATTGCCATTGCACTGAAAGAACCTCTGACAAATCTGGCTGGCTGGTTTTTTATTCTGTTTCGTAAACCTTTCGCCGTTGGCGACCGGGTGCAGGTGGGGCCTCACACCGGAGATGTAATTGATATTCGCCTGTTCCAGTTTACTATTCTCGAAATTGGCAACTGGGTGGAAGCCGACCAAAGTACCGGAAGAATTATTCATATGCCAAACGGAAAAGTTTTTCTTGAACCACAAGCTAACTACAGCTCGGGGTTCGAGTATATCTGGAACGAAATTAAGGTGAATATTACTTTCGAGAGCAACTGGGAAAAAGCACAATCTTTATTGGAAACCATCATTTCTGAGTTTTCTGAAGACATTCATATAAAAGCCCAGAAAGAAATTCAGGAGGCCAGCAAAAATTACATGATTTATTATAAACACCTCACCCCTATTGTTTATACCAAGGTGATGGATTTTGGTGTAAACTTAACCATACGCTACCTTTGCAATCCACGTCAGCGAAGAGGCTCTGAAAATGTAATCTGGAAAAAGGTACTAACGGCTTTTAATAAACAAAACGATATTCAATTCGCCTATCCAACAACCCGCTTTTACCGCGCCAATGAAGCTTCCGAATCAGTTTAA
- a CDS encoding thioredoxin family protein, with the protein MGKQSMLLKALLSFMLIFIIVGISFGQNWQTNFQAAQNKAKTDHKPIVLVFSGSDWCAPCMKLEQEIWNSDTFKSYSDAHLVLYKADFPRKKKNQPDNEQLKKNKELAEKYNSKGFFPLVVVLDETGKVLGETGYKKMTADAYIKQLESFIK; encoded by the coding sequence ATGGGCAAACAATCGATGCTTCTAAAAGCTTTACTAAGCTTTATGCTAATCTTTATTATTGTGGGCATAAGCTTTGGCCAAAACTGGCAAACTAATTTTCAAGCGGCACAAAACAAGGCCAAAACCGACCATAAACCAATTGTACTGGTTTTCTCGGGGTCAGACTGGTGCGCACCGTGCATGAAACTGGAGCAGGAAATCTGGAATTCGGATACGTTTAAAAGCTATTCTGATGCTCATTTGGTTTTATACAAAGCCGATTTTCCGCGAAAGAAAAAGAACCAGCCCGACAACGAACAGCTGAAAAAAAATAAAGAACTGGCCGAAAAGTATAACTCCAAAGGGTTTTTCCCGCTCGTGGTTGTTTTAGATGAAACCGGAAAAGTTCTTGGAGAAACCGGCTATAAAAAGATGACCGCCGATGCTTACATCAAACAGCTTGAATCGTTTATAAAATGA
- a CDS encoding FAD:protein FMN transferase, whose amino-acid sequence MKGLSVLLLLAFSVVGLSGQQAHKRTLKLMGSRFEITVVATSEDKANQYIDEAIAEIKRIEKLISSWDAGSETSAINKQAGIKPVKVSAELFSLIERSLRISALTDGAFDISYASMDRIWKFDGTMTVMPSEAVIAASVAKVGYANIKLNKQESTVFLTQKGMKLGFGAIGKGYAADKAKELLINKGVSAGIINASGDMNTWGTQPDGSHWKVAITNPLNKNKAFALLPIKNGAVVTSGDYEKFVFLNNTRYAHIINPRTGYPAKGIISVTVFAPSAELADALATSVFVMGINVGLDRINQLPKTECIIVDDQGKIHQSKNIEIETEKQQ is encoded by the coding sequence ATGAAAGGGCTAAGCGTACTGTTACTTCTTGCTTTTTCGGTTGTTGGCCTTAGCGGCCAGCAAGCCCACAAGCGTACGCTAAAATTAATGGGCAGCCGTTTCGAGATAACTGTTGTTGCAACTAGCGAAGATAAAGCCAACCAATACATTGACGAAGCGATTGCTGAAATCAAACGTATTGAAAAACTAATTTCATCATGGGATGCCGGTTCTGAAACTTCAGCCATTAACAAACAGGCAGGAATAAAACCGGTTAAAGTTTCTGCCGAGCTTTTTTCGTTAATCGAACGAAGCCTGCGCATTTCAGCGCTTACTGACGGGGCATTTGATATTAGTTATGCCTCGATGGACCGTATTTGGAAATTTGATGGCACCATGACCGTTATGCCATCAGAAGCGGTAATTGCAGCTTCGGTAGCGAAAGTTGGTTATGCCAATATAAAACTCAACAAACAGGAATCAACCGTATTTTTAACCCAAAAAGGAATGAAATTAGGCTTTGGTGCCATTGGCAAAGGTTACGCTGCCGATAAAGCCAAAGAATTGTTAATAAACAAGGGGGTAAGCGCCGGAATTATCAATGCATCAGGCGATATGAACACCTGGGGTACTCAACCCGATGGCAGTCACTGGAAAGTAGCCATTACCAACCCGCTGAACAAAAACAAGGCCTTTGCGCTTTTACCCATAAAAAATGGTGCCGTGGTAACATCGGGCGATTACGAGAAATTTGTATTTCTTAACAATACCAGGTATGCCCACATTATCAATCCAAGAACCGGTTATCCGGCAAAGGGAATAATTAGCGTTACTGTTTTTGCACCAAGCGCCGAACTGGCCGATGCTCTGGCTACCTCTGTTTTTGTTATGGGCATTAATGTGGGGCTCGACCGAATAAATCAATTACCAAAAACAGAATGCATTATTGTTGATGACCAAGGGAAGATTCATCAATCAAAAAACATTGAAATAGAAACAGAAAAACAACAATGA
- a CDS encoding DUF4266 domain-containing protein, with the protein MKKKIMLLAGLAFIILSSCTVLKEYEKVNINDPDMALADRKIDKFQTTFQSYREAASGANGGKTGGGCGCN; encoded by the coding sequence ATGAAGAAAAAAATCATGCTACTTGCAGGGCTGGCTTTTATCATACTCAGCTCGTGCACAGTACTTAAGGAGTACGAAAAAGTTAACATCAACGATCCGGATATGGCACTGGCCGACCGTAAAATCGATAAGTTTCAAACCACTTTTCAATCGTACAGAGAGGCCGCTTCGGGTGCCAACGGAGGAAAAACCGGAGGTGGTTGTGGCTGTAATTAA
- a CDS encoding DUF3570 domain-containing protein yields the protein MKIILILLLTAAVFVLHAQENESGEYKKRVLENTEIDILFNYYEQDGENAAVTGGIGTEELTDISPTLIVAIPLNDDDVLTINANISAYTSASSSNINPFDGAQPADPFVASSGASKSDTWVNLIGSYSHSSDDRNRIWTSNVSVAAEYDYFSLGLGGSHTWLFNEKNTELSLNANIYFDSWSLIYPVELRPQGNDEPDEDDYMLDDEDDFYGNAFGTLVPGYDPSFTEHPDKGRNSYSIGLGFSQILSSKLIGYLSADFILQDGLLSTPYHRVYFSDKEDYFFQNFHLADDVERLPDSRFKIALGGRLNYFVNHRVSLRTYYRFYTDDWGIASHTASIEVPVKITDKFTLYPSYRYYMQTAADYFAPYNQHLSSSEFYTSDYDLSEFSANNFGFGISYTDVFTKTKLGKFGLKSIDFKYNKYDRDTKFSASMFSFGVKFIID from the coding sequence ATGAAAATTATACTCATATTACTACTTACCGCCGCGGTATTTGTACTGCATGCACAGGAAAATGAAAGCGGTGAATACAAAAAACGGGTACTTGAAAATACCGAAATAGATATTCTGTTTAATTATTATGAACAAGACGGAGAGAATGCCGCGGTTACCGGAGGAATTGGCACCGAAGAGCTTACTGATATTTCGCCAACCCTTATTGTTGCCATTCCGTTAAACGACGATGACGTACTGACCATAAACGCTAATATTTCAGCATACACCTCTGCCTCATCAAGCAATATTAATCCCTTTGATGGAGCGCAACCAGCCGACCCTTTTGTTGCCAGCAGCGGCGCCTCAAAATCAGACACCTGGGTTAATCTTATCGGCAGTTACAGCCACAGTTCCGACGACCGCAACCGCATCTGGACAAGCAACGTTTCGGTGGCTGCTGAATACGATTATTTCTCGCTGGGATTGGGTGGAAGCCATACCTGGTTATTTAACGAAAAGAATACGGAATTATCGCTGAATGCCAATATATATTTCGATTCGTGGAGCCTGATTTATCCGGTTGAACTGCGCCCGCAAGGCAACGACGAACCAGATGAAGACGATTACATGCTGGATGACGAAGATGACTTTTACGGAAATGCATTTGGAACTTTGGTTCCCGGCTATGATCCTTCGTTTACAGAACATCCCGACAAAGGAAGAAATTCCTATTCGATCGGTCTTGGTTTTTCACAGATTCTTTCGAGCAAGCTGATTGGCTACCTGTCTGCCGACTTTATTTTACAGGACGGGTTGCTTTCAACACCCTACCACCGGGTATATTTTAGCGATAAAGAGGATTACTTTTTTCAGAATTTCCATTTGGCCGATGATGTGGAACGCTTGCCCGATTCGCGTTTTAAAATAGCGCTGGGCGGACGCCTGAATTACTTTGTTAACCATAGAGTAAGCCTGCGAACCTATTACCGCTTTTATACTGATGACTGGGGAATTGCTTCGCATACAGCCAGTATTGAAGTACCGGTAAAAATTACCGATAAATTTACCCTTTACCCCTCGTACCGATATTACATGCAAACAGCTGCCGACTATTTTGCTCCTTACAACCAGCATTTATCATCCAGCGAGTTTTACACCTCCGATTATGACCTGTCCGAATTTTCGGCCAACAATTTTGGCTTTGGCATAAGCTACACCGATGTTTTTACCAAAACGAAGCTTGGAAAATTTGGATTAAAAAGCATTGATTTTAAATACAATAAGTACGATCGCGACACAAAGTTTAGTGCATCAATGTTTTCGTTTGGAGTAAAGTTTATTATTGATTAA
- a CDS encoding aldo/keto reductase translates to MKLLLNDGNYLPLVGLGTYKSTEQEGADAVEYALRKGYRLIDTAAVYKNEEAVGKGIKASGIPREEIVLTSKLWRDCLGYKSAKKEFHKSLERLNVDYIDLYLVHWPANAKNYNNWKQTNADTWRALEELQAEGKIRSIGVSNFWQEHLEALFKTARVIPAVNQIEFHPGYWQPELVKFCQAYKIVIEAWSPLARGRVFDNELLQQIAKKYKQSIAKVCLRWIVQHQVVVLPKSSSKQRIDKNINLFDFELSEEEMTQIDNLPEMGFSGELPNIWPDRLQQA, encoded by the coding sequence ATGAAACTACTTTTAAACGATGGTAACTACCTACCCTTAGTTGGTTTGGGAACGTACAAATCCACAGAACAGGAAGGTGCAGATGCGGTTGAATATGCTCTGAGAAAAGGCTACCGCTTAATTGATACTGCTGCTGTATATAAAAATGAAGAGGCGGTTGGGAAAGGCATAAAAGCCAGTGGAATTCCGCGCGAAGAAATTGTACTGACATCTAAACTTTGGCGCGATTGTTTGGGGTATAAATCAGCCAAAAAGGAGTTCCATAAGTCCTTAGAAAGGCTAAATGTTGATTATATCGATCTCTACCTGGTGCATTGGCCCGCGAATGCTAAAAACTACAATAACTGGAAACAAACCAATGCCGACACCTGGCGCGCGCTTGAAGAATTACAGGCCGAAGGTAAGATAAGATCGATAGGCGTGAGCAATTTCTGGCAAGAGCATCTTGAAGCTTTGTTTAAAACAGCCCGGGTAATTCCTGCTGTTAATCAAATTGAGTTTCATCCCGGGTACTGGCAACCCGAACTGGTAAAGTTTTGCCAGGCCTATAAAATTGTGATTGAAGCCTGGTCGCCTTTGGCACGTGGGCGGGTGTTTGATAATGAACTGTTACAGCAAATTGCAAAAAAATATAAGCAATCCATAGCTAAAGTTTGTCTACGCTGGATTGTTCAACACCAGGTAGTTGTGCTTCCAAAATCAAGTTCCAAACAACGAATCGACAAAAATATTAATCTTTTTGACTTTGAACTTTCTGAAGAGGAAATGACTCAGATTGATAATCTGCCGGAAATGGGATTTAGTGGTGAATTGCCCAATATCTGGCCCGACAGATTACAACAGGCCTGA
- a CDS encoding DUF5694 domain-containing protein — translation MKYSGLFLIFFFTFSSIISQPKKHELVLVGTMHQVSGIVKNSYKPLYKKSLAYRPEAIFVEYSMPDDSLSWDYLKNGYSKSSQAFFKYSNKIKSSYNFKPEHFDSLLALPFHQLKKPDYDSLLLSFAYLRDEANYYYYQYLDSYYPDGHKKSKRNENYELTRKLALELQHKKVYAADDQQTNGEFHRYWNACDDSIQGTAYARREKRIIRKLVLREVFPSIVGRYGIVNNKPKHLQLLDSLSALRYTNQAICDCAAAVNYFDQRNQRFANNLGTQIIQNNFSKSILFVGAAHIVGLRKELEQQFPEIQITLFDEL, via the coding sequence ATGAAGTATTCAGGACTGTTTCTAATCTTTTTCTTCACTTTTTCATCCATTATTTCTCAACCCAAAAAGCACGAATTGGTTTTGGTGGGAACCATGCATCAGGTTTCGGGAATTGTGAAAAACAGCTATAAACCTTTGTATAAAAAATCTTTAGCGTATCGGCCAGAGGCCATTTTTGTGGAGTATTCGATGCCCGATGATTCGTTAAGCTGGGATTATTTGAAAAATGGCTACAGTAAATCATCTCAAGCATTTTTCAAATACAGCAATAAAATTAAAAGCTCTTATAATTTTAAGCCTGAACATTTTGATTCGTTGTTGGCTTTGCCCTTTCATCAGTTAAAAAAACCAGACTACGACAGCTTGCTCTTATCTTTTGCTTATTTGCGTGATGAAGCTAATTATTATTATTACCAATACCTTGATAGCTATTACCCGGATGGACATAAAAAATCAAAGCGAAACGAAAATTACGAATTAACCCGAAAACTGGCACTTGAACTTCAGCATAAAAAAGTTTATGCAGCCGACGATCAGCAAACAAATGGCGAATTTCATCGATATTGGAACGCCTGCGACGATTCCATACAAGGAACTGCCTATGCCAGACGCGAAAAACGTATCATACGAAAACTGGTTTTACGTGAAGTTTTTCCCTCGATTGTTGGCCGGTACGGAATTGTAAATAACAAACCCAAACATCTTCAATTGCTTGATAGTTTGAGTGCTTTACGTTACACCAATCAAGCGATATGTGATTGTGCTGCGGCAGTAAATTATTTTGATCAGCGCAATCAACGTTTTGCCAATAACCTGGGCACTCAAATCATTCAAAACAATTTTAGTAAAAGCATTCTGTTTGTCGGAGCTGCTCATATTGTGGGATTACGAAAAGAACTTGAACAGCAGTTCCCTGAAATACAGATTACGCTTTTTGATGAACTTTAA
- a CDS encoding porin family protein — MKSLISVLLVVIFLHFSAGLLAQTFGLKGGYTLSDLLLKEDGESVSDEFGMKSGFHFGPTLEWKISEGASFETALLLTTKGIKMDETETYEGISYSSNAKVNLYYLDIPLMGKLHADVGKARIYGMLGPYVGIGLSGKTKVEEKGGSETYDEEWDIEWGSGDEDDLKRLGVGMAVGGGLEINSLIFEFSSHFGLNNISPQSDYDMVARNRTFMFSVGYKFHQ, encoded by the coding sequence ATGAAATCACTAATCAGCGTACTACTTGTGGTTATTTTTCTCCATTTTTCGGCGGGATTGCTGGCTCAAACCTTTGGACTTAAAGGCGGATATACTTTATCTGATTTGTTGTTAAAAGAAGACGGTGAATCGGTAAGTGATGAATTTGGAATGAAATCCGGTTTTCATTTTGGGCCAACTCTTGAATGGAAAATAAGTGAAGGTGCCAGTTTTGAAACCGCCTTGTTACTAACTACAAAAGGAATAAAAATGGATGAAACAGAAACCTACGAGGGCATTTCGTATAGCTCGAATGCTAAAGTTAATCTCTATTATCTTGATATTCCGTTAATGGGCAAGTTGCATGCCGACGTTGGTAAGGCACGGATTTACGGAATGTTAGGACCCTATGTTGGAATTGGTTTGAGTGGTAAAACAAAAGTTGAAGAAAAAGGAGGGTCAGAGACTTACGATGAAGAGTGGGACATTGAATGGGGTTCGGGTGACGAAGACGACCTTAAGCGACTTGGTGTTGGTATGGCTGTTGGTGGCGGATTAGAAATTAATTCACTAATTTTTGAATTTTCCAGCCACTTTGGACTAAATAACATTTCTCCACAATCTGATTATGACATGGTTGCCCGCAACCGCACATTTATGTTTTCAGTAGGGTATAAATTTCATCAATAG
- a CDS encoding FMN-binding protein → MSSKSVIVFIIFIVNSFWGLAQTEINYSPKALEKVLQKQGLADFKALKELTVPNNQVLTTSINGKYFLITENNKIAYIHIGRVNSCRAGGCKAQPVFMENRESEYFDYFILFNKDKTVLEIKVFNYQATHGHEITAKGWLKQFVGYNGTKQLKVDKNIDAISGATISVYAITADVENKTALLKEVMQ, encoded by the coding sequence ATGAGTAGCAAATCAGTAATTGTATTTATAATTTTTATAGTAAATTCCTTTTGGGGCCTGGCTCAAACGGAAATTAATTATTCGCCCAAAGCACTTGAAAAAGTGTTACAAAAACAAGGCTTAGCAGATTTTAAGGCGTTAAAAGAACTTACTGTGCCAAATAATCAGGTATTAACAACTAGTATTAACGGTAAATACTTTCTGATTACTGAAAACAATAAAATCGCTTACATTCATATAGGACGGGTAAATAGCTGCCGGGCCGGAGGCTGCAAAGCACAGCCGGTATTTATGGAGAATCGTGAGTCGGAATATTTTGATTATTTTATTCTGTTCAATAAAGATAAAACGGTTCTCGAAATAAAAGTCTTTAATTACCAGGCCACGCATGGGCACGAAATTACAGCAAAAGGCTGGCTTAAACAGTTTGTTGGCTACAACGGAACAAAACAGCTAAAAGTGGATAAAAACATTGATGCCATCTCCGGAGCAACAATTTCGGTTTATGCCATTACTGCTGATGTTGAAAATAAAACAGCCTTACTTAAGGAAGTAATGCAATAA